A region of Channa argus isolate prfri chromosome 8, Channa argus male v1.0, whole genome shotgun sequence DNA encodes the following proteins:
- the hsh2d gene encoding hematopoietic SH2 domain-containing protein homolog, protein MIECSQSLQGQHDVVTWFKQFQLQSVIRNGIVPEWFHGIISRKIAEELLMSKPPGYFLVRVSESRIGYTLSYRVVDRCRHFMIDVGEDGHYIIVGENRRHQCLHDLVEFHRRTPIMPFNEVLTVACGQSSNDETDYAELLLPRSHQNPNTSSLQNNSLQPNKSHPISQKDIPPALPYRPNNLLISTLLPASSRPNKLYPNLEDEIPHGTSLHPATTGPMNRKRYTAECPTFNQPPEVPARSFAMKQNQACVRTVSAPNTPSPVSEKPFGANIHPAAKNQEMKHSVISNLKKKFQKGRSTSQDNIYTEIGEETINRHGNTEYQEAASEHTLDGATFCCTDVTLMENALPLEYLPPPPFAPGY, encoded by the exons ATGATTGAGTGTAGTCAGTCTTTACAAGGACAACATGATGTTGTTACCTGGTTCAAACAATTCCAACTGCAGTCTGTGATCAGGAACGGCATAGTCCCAGAGTGGTTTCATGGGATCATATCGAGGAA GATTGCAGAGGAACTGCTGATGTCCAAGCCTCCTGGCTACTTCCTTGTCAGGGTCAGTGAGAGCAGGATTGGTTACACCCTCTCATATCG TGTGGTGGACCGCTGCAGACATTTCATGATTGATGTGGGAGAAGATGGTCATTACATCATAGTAGGAGAGAACAGGCGCCACCAGTGTCTGCATGACCTGGTGGAGTTTCATCGTAGAACTCCCATCATGCCTTTCAATGAGGTGCTGACTGTCGCTTGTGGACAG TCTTCAAATGACGAGACCGACTACGCAGAACTGCTGTTGCCCAGGAGCCATCAGAATCCTAACACCAGTTCGCTACAAAACAACTCCCTGCAACCCAACAAGAGTCACCCGATATCACAAAAAGACATCCCGCCTGCCCTCCCTTATCGACCAAATAACTTGTTGATCTCCACACTTCTGCCTGCGAGCAGCCGGCCGAACAAACTTTATCCGAATTTGGAAGATGAAATTCCACATGGTACCTCCTTACATCCAGCCACG ACTGGGCCAATGAACAGGAAGAGATATACAGCCGAATGTCCTACTTTTAACCAGCCTCCTGAGGTCCCTGCCCGGAGTTTTGCTATGAAGCAGAACCAGGCTTGTGTCAGAACAGTCTCTGCACCTAACACTCCGTCCCCAGTCAGTGAAAAGCCATTTGGTGCCAACATCCACCCTGCAGCAAAGAACCAGGAAATGAAGCATTCAGTCATCAGCAACCTCAAGAAGAAATTCCAAAAGGGCAGAAGCACATCGCAGGACAATATCTACACAGAGATTGGTGAGGAGACAATCAACAGGCATGGAAACACTGAGTACCAGGAGGCCGCCAGTGAGCACACCCTTGACGGTGCAACATTTTGCTGCACTGATGTGACGCTGATGGAAAATGCATTACCTCTAGAGTATCTGCCACCTCCTCCTTTTGCCCCTGGCTACTGA